Genomic window (Sediminispirochaeta smaragdinae DSM 11293):
GTCTGACCTTTCGCTGAATAATCATCGAAATTGGGTATGCCGGATGGTCCGGACCGGCGGCAGCAGTTTCGATGGTATCGGTCACTTGATAGTGGAGATGGTTTATGGAGACAAAGCCTCGATACAGAACATAGAGGATAATCCATGCAAGGATGACGATTGTAAGGACAACAAAGAACCAGATGATACCCTTTGCAATGCCTTCCTGAAGATGCGCTTTTTTTGTCTGGCTAAGTGGGCTCATGCCGCTCCTTCCTTGTCGACTTTCCGTTTCAGCGTTCGCTGTACAACGAGATTGATAATGAGAATGAAAAGAAAGAGCACAATACCTGTCGAGAAAAGACTGGTTTCATGCAAACTTCCAACTTCCGCATATTTAAGATCGGTGACGATATTCATGGTAAGGGTTCTGACATGGCTCAAAGGGCCTGTCGGCATGATGGGAGAGTTCCCTGCAACCATGAGAACGGCCATGGTTTCTCCTACCGCCCGTCCGATTCCAAGTACTACCCCTGCAATGATACCGCTTCGTGCCGCCGGAATAATGGTTCTTACAATGCTCTGCCAGTGGGTCGCCCCCAAAGCCAGACTTCCCTCTTTGAGTTCGGAAGGAACAGCCCTGATGGAGACCTCGGTAATATTGATAATGGTAGGCAAAATCATGATGGCCAAAATGATCGAGGCCGTCAGGATTCCGAGGCCGGTGGTACTGTTTGAAAGGGTACGAATAATCGGTGCAATGAAGAAGAAGCCGAATAGGCCGTAGATGACCGAGGGAATGCCTGCCAAAAGTTCGACACCGCTTCTGATGATTTTTGCCGCCCGCGGTTTTGCCATCTCCGCCATGAAAATTCCGACTGCCAGCCCCATAGGTACAGCGATAATCAATGCTCCCAGGGTGACCCAGATCGATCCGACGATAAAGGCCCATATGCCGAAGCTCGGTTCCTCAGCCGTGGGACTCCAGTCTGTGCTGAAGAGAAAGTCGGTAAGGCTCACACTTTTGAAAAGCGGAAGTCCCTCGGCGAGAATGAAAAGCGTAATGAAGATGACACTCAACACGGAGATCGACGCGAAGATGAAAAGGATAGCTTCCACAACCTTTTCTATCTGTTTTCGTCTTGTTTCTTTCACGTTAGAAATACCTCATTTCGGTTTCGCTATGTGAAGAATGCCCGGCTTATGTGGCTGTTTTGTCAGGATAATGTTAAAAAACGGTTAATAGTGTCCCCAAAGAAAAGGCCGCCCGAGAGAAACGGACGGCCGACTTGAGAAGATTCTTTATTATAAACTACTGAAGACGGATGAAATCGAGATCTTCGACAATATCCTGGCCATCTTCACTGAGAAGATAATCGACAAAGGCCTGCTCTACTTCACCGGCCTGAGAAAGGGGACCGATGTGTACCACGTTAAGGTAGCGCCATACAGGATAGCTCTTGTTGTAGACATTCTTTACATCGGGTTCGATTCCTTCAAGCGTCAAAGCCTTAACACCTTTTTCATGGGTAAATCCAAGACCGACGTAACCGATGGCATAGGGGGTTGAACCAACCTTAGCAGCCATATCCCCGTTTCCGGTGGTTACAGAAGCAGAAGCCATAAACTCCTTGTCGGCCTTTTCCATGACATGGCCTTCAAAGGTCTCATAGGTTCCGGATGCCTCATCACGGTTGAAAACAACGATCGGAGCATCTGGACCACCGACCTCTTTCCAGTTGGTGATGTCACCTGCATAGATCGATGCAAGATCTGCCATGGTGATGTTGCTGATGGAGACACTGCTCTGGTTTACAATGGCGGCAATGGCGTCGAGGGCGATATGAGTAGCTTCGACTCCCTGGGCCTTTTCCCCATCCTTGGGTTCACGACTGGCTGCTCCGAGGCTGTAGGTCCCGGCAATAATGCCCTTGATACCGGTACTGGAACCGACACCTTCATAACTGATGTGAACATCGGGATAGAGCTCCTTCCATTCTTCGATAGCGGCCTGAATGATCGGATCGACGGTTGTGGAGCCTCCGAAGGCATAGTCCCCGCTGAACTGCGAAGTACTTGCTGCTGCACCAGATTCTTGTTTACCTCCAGCGAAAAGAACAAAGCTTGCTGCAAGAAAAAGGACAAGCAGCATGGAAATTTTCTTCATATTTTCCTCCGTTATGGATGATGTTGTGTTGTAGTAACAATGAAGTGAGGTAGTGAGGAAATAGTGAAGATAAAATGAGAATTCTGTTAAAGAATTAGCTACTGTCCGGAATCGTGGTGATTCCTTTACCTTTAAGCCCATGCATAAGAAGGCAGATAGTCAATCATCCACCGTAAGGGTGTAGGAATACACCTGACCCACAGCTCCCTCCCACTTCGATTCATAGGCTGATTCCGTAAGAAAAACCTCCGCCTGGTATACAAACTCCTCAGCTCGGACGCTATCCTCTTTCCCTCTATCCCAGCCACCACCCCATGTGTCAGCCCCCGCTTCTCATCCTTTCCCCCAACCCGATAGGGCTTCATAAAGTTGTGATAATACCGGTAGATCTCAAGCCGCTCCAGCATATTCACCGTACTCCTTGCAAACTGTACCGTCTGCCTCACATGATCCGAGTCATCCTTCCGTATCTCCCTGTCAAGATAATTCACACTAAAGAGGGGATTACACAGATCCCGAACCCTCTTCGAACTGATCCTGTGGTGCTCTATCATTCCTGCCATCTCTGCCGGTAGCCCCTTCATCACCCTTTTGTATTGCGTATGCTCATCGGTATACAACTTCACCCTATCCCTCTCCGATTGCTCGATCAGGGCAAGCGTCTTTGCCACGACATTCTGAAACGACTGATAAACACTTCCTCTATAGACCTTTAGCTTCTCTTTGATCACCCTGTTTTTCTTCTTCTGATAGCAGGTCATACGTCCCTTTCTGGTCAGCTGTGCATAGTCGGAGAGAAACCAGAACTGGGAGTCTTTTCCTGCCAGGATGTGGATGTTGTTGGGGAGGTACTGGGAACAGACAAAGCTTTCAAAGCCGTCTGCGACCAGGTCTTCGTGGAGGTTCATGTCTGAGGTGAGGGAGGCAGAAGAGGCAATGCACTGGTGGGAAAGACGACGGATACGGTCTGAGACGGTGGAGCATGAGACCTTAAGGATACGGGAGAGGTCTCTGATACCGGAGCTGGTGACGAGGTGAGAGAGGATGGTTGTGTAGGGGAGGTGGAAATGGGTCCAGTAGTCGATGCTGAAGGTGCGAGTGGAGAAGGAGAGGTGGCAGGTTTTGCATTTGAACTTTTGGATGCGGGGAGAGGTTTGGGTAGAGTAGGAGCCTGTTCTAAAGAACCAGTGGCCTTTTGGAGAGAAGTGGTTGAGGCAATGGGGGTTGGGGCAGAAGGGGGGATGGAACATGGGAAACTCCTTTTTCGTATTGTTCTTACTATAAGTAACTACGAGAAAAGGAGATTTTATTCATTTTCCACCACGATTCCGGACAGTAGTAAAGAATTACTGCTTTGCTGCAGCGGATTCCAAGGAACGGAAAAATCCCCTGAGACTGGAGGTCCCGAAAAGCTTCATGGTCAGGGTCGTCCCTGGAATCGGATCAGGAAAGACCGTATTCACAAAATTCCTGAGATAGGTTCTCGGTGTTCCGTCGGAAGTCGGTTCAAGGGGTTTTACATACCAGGAACCGTAGAGCTCACTCATCTTTCCGTCGAGCGACTTTTCCAACTTCCATGCTATCAGAAAAGAACCGTCGGGAAAAAAGAGAGGGTAGCGTTCAAGTCTGTAGGAAAAGCTGTCTCCAATCCCCACAAAGGTGAATTCGGTCCTAACCTCCTGGATATGCGGTTTGTCAAAGGGCCTCTCCGGAGTAAGATCCTTAGAGTAGACCAGCCTTGGGTAAATTGAGGCTTCTCCGTCGTGGTCGAGTAGACAGAGGATGATAGAGCGAGCAGAAAGCATAAAAAGGGCTTGGCTGTCGGTAATAGTAAAGAGTCCCTGAACACCCGGGTGTTCCTTATCGATCACCTGTTCTATTACTTCCGCTTTGGACCCTAACTTGTATGGATCGGTTCCCGCAGGGATCGCGGCGCGAAAACGATACTCTTTTTTGACTATGTCAGGAATGGGATCGGCTCCTGCTATGGGTAAAAAAAGAAAAAGGGGAAGCTCAAGAGACATACACAATAACAGCATGCGGTAAAGCCTTCGATGCATGCCACATAATAAATAGCAGTGCCTCCTTTTGTCCAGTGCAAATGCAACAGTATGTGCGAATAATAGTGAAAGCTTTAATTGAATTAACACAGTGCTTTTCCTTCCGCCATCCTCCGTGTTATGGTACTTTTTATGGATGAAAAGAGACGCATCATTGCCTTCACAGGAGGAGGTACCGGTGGGCATGTTTTTCCCGCCTTTGCGGTATGGGAGGCCTTGAAAGAGGCAGACCGCGAAAGCAGGCTGAACTATTTGTGGATTGGATCCCGAGACGGTATGGAAAAACAGCTGGTTCGCACCAGAGGGATTGATTATGCAGAGATTCCCTCCGGTAAATTCAGGCGTTATTTCAGCTTAAAGAACCTTACGGATCTTTTCCGCATTGCGGCCGGTTTTATATGTTCGCTCCGGATTCTAAAAAATCGAAAGGTCTCTATTCTTTTTTCCAAGGGAGGCTTTGTCTCCGTACCTCCGGTGATTGCCGCCCATATTCTCGGTATCCCTGTTATCAGCCACGAGTCCGATCTCGACCCCGGTCTTGCCACAAGAATCAACAGCCGTTTCTCCGATCTTCTATGCCTTGCGTACGAAAAGACGGCAAAGGCCTTTCCCTCGAAACGGAATATCGTGGTTACCGGAAATCCCGTACGTAAAGAAATTCTCGGGGGAGACAGGGAAACGGGACGGCGCTTGTATAATATTCCGGAGGGAAAGCCTCTTTTACTGGTGCTTGGGGGAAGCCTCGGAGCCCTTCAGGTAAATGAGTTGGTTGCTGGAAGCCTCGACGGTTTACTCGACCGTTTTTTCGTTGTTCATCAAATGGGTGAGAAGCTCTACCAATCGTCGAATAGGAAGGGCTATGTAACGGTCCCTTTTCTCCGAGACGAGCTTCCTCACCTCCTCGCTGCTGCCGACCTGGTTCTTTGCCGTTCGGGAGCGGGGACCCTATGGGAGAATGGTGTAACAGCAAGTCCTGCAATATTGGTTCCGTTGGGAATGGGGGCAAGCCGAGGTGATCAGGTGCGCAACGCCGAATTCTTTTCGGAAGCGAAGGCCGCACTTATACTAAAAGGGAAAGATGGAGGGGAGCCGGATCCTTCCGATCTGCTCGAGGCGGCTTTTTCTCTCATTGATGATACAGCGCAGCTACGTTCCATGGCCGCTTCTGCTTCTGCTCTTTGCAATAAGGATGCCGCAGAAACGATAGCCCGTTTGCTGCTTTCCCAACTCGAAAAGGCATGATGGGAGGCTTTCATGGAATTTTCCGCCGTTGATGTCGTGGCTTTAATTATTGTCCTTGTCCTTGGTGTTCGCTGTGCCTTTCGAGGCTTTGTTGCGGAACTGATGGCCTTTGCGGCAATCCTTCTCGGCCTGGTTGCCGCAGTAGTGTTTGGTGGCCTCGTCGTTCCCTTTGCCCAGCGGTATATAGGGGATGGATTTTGGACGCCGATAGCCTCGTTCTTGGCTGTTTTCCTTGTAACCTATATTGTTGTAAAGCTCTTCGAAGGGGCCTTGTATCGCCTCATCGACAGGGTCAATCTTGAAAAAATGGACCAGGCCCTCGGCTTTTTTCTCGGTATTGTGGAAGGTGTCCTGCTTCTTGCTGTCCTTCTGTTTCTCATTCGGATTCAGCCGGTTTTCGACCCGGAACCTTTGTTATCCCGAAGTTTTTTGGTCCCCTTTCTCGAAAAGCTGATCCCTTTGGGACAAGGATTTATCGAATCGGCGTTAGGGGAAAGTAGTGTTTGAAAATATCTTAAGACAGAAACGGGTTATTTCATTTTTGAAAGAGGATATCGCTTCGGGGCGGCTTCCGTCGTCATTGCTTTTTTACGGAGAGCCTTACTCGGGCAAACTTTCTACGGCGTTGGAGCTTGCCAGGGTTCTTTCTTGTTCGGCAGAGGGAAACTGGAACTGCTCCTGCCGCTCTTGCCGCGAATACAGGTCTCTAACCAGTCAGTATCTTCTCATGACAGGCGGTCGCTATTTTTACGAAGAGATCGCCGCCAGTGGTGATACCATGTATCGCAATCCCTCTCCCGCCACCACCTATCTCTACATCAGATCTGTTCGCAAACTTCTTCGGCGTTTTGATGCTCAGCTGTGGGAGGGAAACGAGGCAAAACTGAAGAGCGTCCGTGGCTCTGTCGAGGCTCTTGCCGCCTCGGTTGATGAACTTGAACCTGGGGAAAGCGAACACAAGCGGAGCGATCTGGAAAAGATTGTGAAGTCAAACGCCTCCCATGTGGAAAAGATCTGCGGCTCATCGGTGAGTAAGAATATTCCGATCGATCAAATTCGCAACATCACCTACTGGTGCAGGAGTCTCGGCGGCAAGCATCCCAAGTTTGTATTACTGGAAGGTGTTGAGAATATGGTCGATTCTTCCCGCAATGCCCTGCTAAAACTTCTCGAAGAGCCACCTGAGAATTGCTATCTTATCCTCCTTACTAGTCGAAAAGGTGGGATCATCCAGACGATCCTCTCCAGAGTGCGGCAGTATTCCTTTTCTCCCAGGGACCTGAACGCTTCCGAAGAGGTCCTTAGGCGTATTTTTCGCATCGAGGATACGAATCAAAGTCTAAGACATTTTTTTCTTTCCTGGAAAGGGGTGCGTACCGATCAGCTTGCTGATGCCGCGGAACGGGTTATTACGACCATCCTTGAGGGCGGGAGATATGAGATAGAGGCATTTGACGAATTGATAAAGCAGTATGCTTCGGCAGAACAGTTTGAACCCTTTCTCGAGGAGCTTACCTCAAGGCTTTCCGCACTCTTGGCTCCGGCGGGGACGAGAAAGGGCTTTCCCCTCTCCCCCGAGTTGATAGCCGAATGGAATGGCTATATTCGTGAGGCCTATGTGCGCAGGAGCGCTTATAATCAAAGTGGTCCCCTGCTGCTTGAAAGCCTCTTATATCGCATGGCTGAGAGTATAGAGAAGGAGCGAAGTGGTGCGTAAATTTATTCAAAGAGCCCTTGCAAAGCTTCCTAAACTTGATCAGGAACAAATTCGTCATCTCCTTATTGCCGTGGCAGGCGAAAATGAGAGGCTTGAGGTGGTGCTTGATTCGATGACCGACGGTGTTATCGTCACCGATGGCAATCACCGAATTATTCTGACCAACAAAAGCTCGGAGCGTTTGGTTCCCTTTGTAACATCCGATCTTGATGAAAAAATATTGTGGGAAGTGATCGACGATCGTGAGGTCGCAACTTTTTTGAAGGAGAGTCTTCTTTCGGGCGAGCGGGTCGAGGGTGTCGAATTCACCCTTGGTCACAGCGGATCGGTGCAGACCCTTTCGTTTAATCTCATGCCGATGGTAAAGGATGGGAGTATCGAGGGCTCTCTGCTTATTGTTGCGGATGTCACCGATCGTCGTCGACGAGAAGCCCGCCTGCGTCGTGCCGAGAATCTGGCCAGTTTAACCACCCTTGCTGCAGGGGTTGCCCATGAGATAAAGAACCCCCTCGGTTCCATCGGTATCCATATTCAGCTTATGCAGCGCTCCCTTGATCGAGACGGTTGCCTTGATCGGGAGCATGGCCTTGAGTACCTCGACATCATGGAGGAAGAGGTCGAACGTTTGAATGGAATTGTTGTGGATTTCCTTTTTGCCGTTCGACCGATGAATACCGAGTTGAAACAGGCCGATGTCAATGCGGTGATCCACGATCTCCTTCAGTTTACCAAGTATGAGCTCCAGGAAGGCGGAGTACAGGTGGTGGAGGAGTACGACGATGGTGTTCCGAAGGTTGAGCTTGATGAAAAGTACCTCAAACAGGCTCTTTTGAATATCATCAAGAACGCCCAGGCTGCCATGCCCGATGGTGGAAGTCTGACGGTAACCACCGGGTTTAAAGACGATCAGGTTACCATTGCCATCGCCGACACGGGTATCGGTATCGGCGAAGATATGGTCGGTAAAATTTTCGAACCCTACTTTACCACCAAAGAGTTCGGCTCCGGCCTTGGCCTTACGGTAGTATATAAGATTATCAAGGAGCATGGCGGGGATATTTCGCTCCGATCAAAGAAGGGTGAGGGAACGGTCTTTACCATAAGCCTTCCCGTTCCCCAAAAGGAGCGGAGACTTTTGGACTTCCAGGGAGAGTGATCTATGCAGTTTCATATTTTGATCGTCGACGACGAAAAAAACATCCGTGAAGGTCTTGGCAAAAGCCTTGAAATGGACGGGCATAAGGTCTTTCTCGCTGCCACGGGAAAGGATGGCTGGCACATCGTCACCACCGAAGAGGTCGATCTGGTGATCACCGATCTGAAAATGCCGGAGATGGGGGGATCTGATCTTTTGAAAAAGATTGTATCTTCCTATCCTACCGTACCCGTTGTGATTCTCACCGGGCATGGTACCATCGAGTCTGCCGTCTCTGCCATACAGGATGGTGCGTATGACTTCCTGACTAAGCCTGTTGATCTTGAACGGCTCAGCCATATTGTCAGGAGGGCCCTTAGCAACCGGGAACTGGTCATTCAAAACAGGAACCTCCAGGATGAGCTCGACCGAATCAGCCGTCGAAGTAAATTCGACAAGATGATAGGAAAGAGCCCTCAGATGCGCAAGGTTATGGAGCTTATCGATCAGGTGGCTCAGACCAAAGCTTCCGTTCTCATCACCGGTGAGAGCGGTGTCGGCAAAGAACTGGTGGCCGATGCCGTTCATTTCCTTTCGAACCGGAGAGAAAAGCCCTTTGTGAAGGTTCACTGTGCTGCCTTATCGGAAACCTTGCTGGAGAGCGAACTGTTCGGCCATGAAAAGGGTTCCTTTACCGGTGCCATTTCACGGAAAAAGGGGCGATTTGAATTGGCCCACGAAGGGACCATCTTTCTCGATGAGATCGGGGAGATAAGCCAGCAGGTCCAGATTAAGATCCTTCGTGTACTTCAGGAAAAGCAGTTCGAGCGGGTGGGGGGAGAGTCGACCCTCGAAGTCGATGTCAGGGTGGTAAGCGCCACGAACCGGGATCTCAAGGCGGAGATCGAGGCTGGCACCTTCCGTGAAGATCTTTTTTATCGTCTCAATGTCGTCAATATCCATGTTCCCCCCTTAAGGGAACGAACCGAAGATATCCCCTTGCTTGCTTCGGCATTTCTGAAAGAATTCAGCGAAGAGAATGGCAAGCAGATCGAGGGAATTGATCCCAAGGCTCGTCTTACCCTTTACAATTACCGATGGCCGGGAAACATTCGTGAACTGAGGAACTGCATAGAAAGCTCCGTTGTCATGTGTAAAGGCCAGGTCATCACGACGGACGATCTTCCCCCTTCTGTTACCCAAGGGGCCGAAGACAGCCTTATCCGTATTCCTGTTGGTATTGCTATGGAGGAGGCGGAGAAAGAGATTATTCGCGCTACCTTGAACCATGAAAAGGGAAACAAAACCCGCTGCGCGGAGGTCTTGGGTATAGGGCGAAAGACCCTACATCGAAAGATCAAGGAGTATGGCCTGGAAGAAGATTAAACGGCCTGGCCCCTGGCAATTTCCCATGCCCGTATTCTTCCGAAGGAGTAATTTATGTTCTGGGTCATTTTTGTTGCCCGTTTCAACATTTCGGGATCTTCGGCATGGTGATCGGGGTGATGCCGTTTCAGCATTGATCTGTGGGCCGCCTTGACATGCGGAAACTCTGCGCCGAAGGGTACACCCAGTAATTTGTAATCATCACGAAGTTCCTCGGGCGGAAGATCGAAACCGGAGTGCTTTTCTTCCCTCCCGGCATAACCACCGTTTCCTCGATCCGAACTTCTTTGTGACGAAGAGCCTCCGAGAAAGGACTCTAATTCTTCCCATGCCTCTTGGTAATCCCTGTCTTCATACGGATCACTTTCGTGAATATGAAAGTCGTAATCGCCGTCCGGGGTCCTAAACATCGAGCGAAGCAGTCGGTGAAATCGATCAAGCAGCGGGTCCATCTTTTTCCTCCGTAGAGTAGTTGCCGGTAAAAACATAATGAGGAACGCCCCCGACGACAAGAGATCCGGACCCTGTCCACGTTACATACAGTTCTTCGGATTGATTTCGATTTACTTTTCGAGCGGTGACCTCCCGTCCCGAAGATCCACCTGAGGCACACAAAAGGGTGGCCGCCGCAGCCTCTATGACAGCATCGCCTGGGCCCTGCGCCGGAAAGGGGCTGTAGGCGACCAGACTCTGCTGCTCGGCAACCGCAAATACGGCGGAACCGATATCCTGCTTTCGGACATGACGGCAGAAAGCCTCTGCACGCTCTGTCTCCGGTATCCCTGGAACCATCGCCGTGGCTCGGGCCGGGAATTCAGAAAAGCTGCAACAGGTGTAGGCGATCGATTGATCCTGCAGAGGCTTCCAGAGATGTACCTCTTGCCGATCGTCCTCCTTAATCTCCTCTCCGGAGAGGGAAATCGGGATGCCCAGTTCTATCTGAAAAAGGGTGCTATCTATACAGGTTATTTCAATATCTTTCGTCGGCCCCTCGATGACCAGGCGGTCTCTATTAAACAATCCAAAGTCGAAGGCAAATCGGGAAGCGCATAGAAGTGCCGATGCGTTTAGATCCTCTCGCTTTTTCTCTTGTGTTCCCGAAAGGGGAGAAAGAAAGTGTAGCCCGACGTTCTGCTCACGTGAGGGGTAGAGCAGAATGATACCGTCGCCCCCGACGCCCCTTCTCCTGTCGCAGATAAGATCCACGCTCTTTCTGTCGAATAGGTGTTCCGAAATATCATTGGTAAGAGCATTGATAAGAAGAAAATCACAGTCCGCAAGGACGAGCTTGTAAAAAGGAATATCCATCCAGACCATTGTACACAAATCAAGGCTTTCGTCCAATGAAAAGCATCCGCCTGCTTGATCTTTTGGCGTCTACCATCATAATGGATACGATGAAAATCGGGGAACGACTGACGGTAGAGGCTGCTGATTATGCCAGGAATAGTATAGAAGAGGCGGAGGGAAACGAGGTTTTCTTTGTCGGTTCTTTCAATGGCTCCGGGAAGGTTGAGTTTCTCGAAGCGGTGGCCCGTGGCAACGAACATGCCGTACCTGCGCTTGCTCCCTTCGTTGAGACCGGCGATGTGGTGATCCACAATCATCCCTCCGGTGTTCTTAAACCCAGTGGCCCCGATCTTCGCATCGCATCGGAATTGGGTAACCGGGGAATCGGTTTTTATATTATCGATAGTGGTGCCACCAGGGTCTATGCTGTTGCCGAACCTGCCCGGAAACGGAGAATCGTTCCCCTCGACGCTGAAAAATTATCGTCTCTCATGACTCCCGGAGGACTTCTGTCTCGTATCTTTTCCGACTACCAGATGCGGGATTCGCAGGTACAGATGATGGAACGTATCATCGAGGCTTTCAATAGCGATGAAATCCTTCTTGCCGAGGCTGGAACCGGGGTCGGTAAAAGCCTTGCCTATCTCATTCCTTCTATAGCCTGGGCTGTGGCCAATGGCGAACGGGTAGTCATCTCTACCGCCACGATCAATCTTCAACAGCAGCTTATTGAAAAGGACATTCCCTTGGTGCGGCGCCTCGTAAAGGGGGAGGTGAAGAGCGTTCTCGTAAAGGGAAGGGGCAATTACCTCTGCCTTCGTCGTTTTGAAGAGGCTTTGGAGGAGAACTCGCTTTTTCGGGAAGATACTAGTGAACTGGAAGCGATTCGGAAATGGGTTTCTTCCACGGATACCGGAAGCCGAAGCGATCTCCCATTTTATCCCCTTCGGGAGACATGGGCAAAGGTGTGTTCCGAGACTGATGCCTGCATGGGCTTACGCTGTCGTCATCGCGAATCCTGCTTCGTTTTACGGGCCCGTCGGGAGGCCGCATCGGCAAATATCCTGGTGGTAAACCATCACCTCCTCTTTTCGGATCTTGCCTTACGTATCGAGGGAGCGGGCTTTGAGGGCGGTGCTGTCCTGCCGGCCTTTAATCGGCTTGTTTTTGATGAAGCCCATACCATCGAGCGCAGCGCAACCAGTTTTTTTTCAAGAAGCTACCAGCTTCCCTCTTTGCTCAAACAACTGAACAGGCTTCGCCGCAGCCAGGGGCGCCGAACCTTTGGTTCGCTGGTTTCCTTACAAAAGCGGTCGACCCGGCCCGAGCTTTTTGAACGGTTCCCCGCTTTTCTTTCGAAACTGAAAGAAAGTGCCGAGAAACTCGACCAATTGGGCTTACAGCTTCTATCGGGAACAAACTCCTTACGTTGTCAAAGCCTCTCTTCCGATGAGCTCCGTCAACTCCTGGAGTCGATGGCCCTTGTTCGAAGTGATATCACCGCCCTGATTACCAGGATTGCCGCCGCCTTGGAGAGTGTCGATACCGAGGATGATGACCAGGATCTTTTTGAGACCAAGACCATCTTGGAGCGGCTTTCAAACATGGCTTCTCTTCTCGGCTCATTTCGAGAGCTTACAGAGCGCCCCGAATCGGTATTCTGGATGGAGGTGAGGGGAAGCGGGGAACGACGCTTTGCCGTTTTCAACGAGACCCCCCTGGATATCGGTCCCGTGATGCGGGAGGCGGTATATGAACCCTTTAAGACATTAATCTGTACCTCGGCAACCCTGACCGTGAACGGACAATTTTCCTTCTGGATGGGGAGGGTCGGCCTCTTCTCTTCCGAGGAACGACTTGTGGCCGAAATCTTTCCCTCTCCCTTCCGTTATCGTGATCAGGTACTCCTTGCCCTTCCTACCGACCCTCCGGATCCTTCTTCCCCAGGCTATCAGGAGTATGTGAATCGTTTTGTCAGGGATGCCATACTGACTGCGGGTGGAAGCACCCTAGTCCTCTTTACCAGCTACGGTATGCTCAACCAAACCTGGGAAGCCGTGGCACCGGACCTTGAGGCCGAAAAGATCCCTGTTTTGCGGCAAGGGGAGGACGATCGTAGCCGACTCATGAATGCCTTTGTGGGAAATGTCTCGGCTGTCCTTTTTGCCACCGATTCCTTCTGGGAGGGGGTTGATGCCCCCGGTGATGCTCTACGTATGGTCATCATCTGTAAACTTCCCTTTCGTGTACCAACCGAACCGGTTCTCCAGGCTCGCATGGAGGCCATCGAGGCAAAGGGCGGAAATCCCTTTTTCATGCTGAGTCTTCCGGAGGCGGCCATGCGTCTGAAGCAGGGCTTTGGGAGGCTCATGAGAAAGGCCGAAGATCACGGAGTTGTGGCGATACTGGACCCGAGACTGACAAGAAAAAGTTACGGCAAGATTATGCTTGCAAGCCTTCCCGAGACAGCAGTAAGCCGAAGGGATTCCACGGCTCTCATGGGTCAGATTGAAGAGTTCCTTTTTTAGGTGATGTTTTCTT
Coding sequences:
- the murG gene encoding undecaprenyldiphospho-muramoylpentapeptide beta-N-acetylglucosaminyltransferase; amino-acid sequence: MDEKRRIIAFTGGGTGGHVFPAFAVWEALKEADRESRLNYLWIGSRDGMEKQLVRTRGIDYAEIPSGKFRRYFSLKNLTDLFRIAAGFICSLRILKNRKVSILFSKGGFVSVPPVIAAHILGIPVISHESDLDPGLATRINSRFSDLLCLAYEKTAKAFPSKRNIVVTGNPVRKEILGGDRETGRRLYNIPEGKPLLLVLGGSLGALQVNELVAGSLDGLLDRFFVVHQMGEKLYQSSNRKGYVTVPFLRDELPHLLAAADLVLCRSGAGTLWENGVTASPAILVPLGMGASRGDQVRNAEFFSEAKAALILKGKDGGEPDPSDLLEAAFSLIDDTAQLRSMAASASALCNKDAAETIARLLLSQLEKA
- the pstC gene encoding phosphate ABC transporter permease subunit PstC, which encodes MKETRRKQIEKVVEAILFIFASISVLSVIFITLFILAEGLPLFKSVSLTDFLFSTDWSPTAEEPSFGIWAFIVGSIWVTLGALIIAVPMGLAVGIFMAEMAKPRAAKIIRSGVELLAGIPSVIYGLFGFFFIAPIIRTLSNSTTGLGILTASIILAIMILPTIINITEVSIRAVPSELKEGSLALGATHWQSIVRTIIPAARSGIIAGVVLGIGRAVGETMAVLMVAGNSPIMPTGPLSHVRTLTMNIVTDLKYAEVGSLHETSLFSTGIVLFLFILIINLVVQRTLKRKVDKEGAA
- a CDS encoding J domain-containing protein, yielding MDPLLDRFHRLLRSMFRTPDGDYDFHIHESDPYEDRDYQEAWEELESFLGGSSSQRSSDRGNGGYAGREEKHSGFDLPPEELRDDYKLLGVPFGAEFPHVKAAHRSMLKRHHPDHHAEDPEMLKRATKMTQNINYSFGRIRAWEIARGQAV
- a CDS encoding sigma-54-dependent transcriptional regulator yields the protein MQFHILIVDDEKNIREGLGKSLEMDGHKVFLAATGKDGWHIVTTEEVDLVITDLKMPEMGGSDLLKKIVSSYPTVPVVILTGHGTIESAVSAIQDGAYDFLTKPVDLERLSHIVRRALSNRELVIQNRNLQDELDRISRRSKFDKMIGKSPQMRKVMELIDQVAQTKASVLITGESGVGKELVADAVHFLSNRREKPFVKVHCAALSETLLESELFGHEKGSFTGAISRKKGRFELAHEGTIFLDEIGEISQQVQIKILRVLQEKQFERVGGESTLEVDVRVVSATNRDLKAEIEAGTFREDLFYRLNVVNIHVPPLRERTEDIPLLASAFLKEFSEENGKQIEGIDPKARLTLYNYRWPGNIRELRNCIESSVVMCKGQVITTDDLPPSVTQGAEDSLIRIPVGIAMEEAEKEIIRATLNHEKGNKTRCAEVLGIGRKTLHRKIKEYGLEED
- a CDS encoding phosphate ABC transporter substrate-binding protein; protein product: MKKISMLLVLFLAASFVLFAGGKQESGAAASTSQFSGDYAFGGSTTVDPIIQAAIEEWKELYPDVHISYEGVGSSTGIKGIIAGTYSLGAASREPKDGEKAQGVEATHIALDAIAAIVNQSSVSISNITMADLASIYAGDITNWKEVGGPDAPIVVFNRDEASGTYETFEGHVMEKADKEFMASASVTTGNGDMAAKVGSTPYAIGYVGLGFTHEKGVKALTLEGIEPDVKNVYNKSYPVWRYLNVVHIGPLSQAGEVEQAFVDYLLSEDGQDIVEDLDFIRLQ
- a CDS encoding two-component system sensor histidine kinase NtrB is translated as MRKFIQRALAKLPKLDQEQIRHLLIAVAGENERLEVVLDSMTDGVIVTDGNHRIILTNKSSERLVPFVTSDLDEKILWEVIDDREVATFLKESLLSGERVEGVEFTLGHSGSVQTLSFNLMPMVKDGSIEGSLLIVADVTDRRRREARLRRAENLASLTTLAAGVAHEIKNPLGSIGIHIQLMQRSLDRDGCLDREHGLEYLDIMEEEVERLNGIVVDFLFAVRPMNTELKQADVNAVIHDLLQFTKYELQEGGVQVVEEYDDGVPKVELDEKYLKQALLNIIKNAQAAMPDGGSLTVTTGFKDDQVTIAIADTGIGIGEDMVGKIFEPYFTTKEFGSGLGLTVVYKIIKEHGGDISLRSKKGEGTVFTISLPVPQKERRLLDFQGE
- a CDS encoding CvpA family protein, whose protein sequence is MEFSAVDVVALIIVLVLGVRCAFRGFVAELMAFAAILLGLVAAVVFGGLVVPFAQRYIGDGFWTPIASFLAVFLVTYIVVKLFEGALYRLIDRVNLEKMDQALGFFLGIVEGVLLLAVLLFLIRIQPVFDPEPLLSRSFLVPFLEKLIPLGQGFIESALGESSV